CTTCTTTGCTGACTGTGCCATCAGTACTTGCCGCGTCTGTTTTTGCTGCACCGGCATTGCCAGGAGCATTGTCGTCATTCTTTGCCAACTTATTGCCAGTATTGGCCTGGTTATTGCCGTTGTTGTTAACGTTATTGTTGGTGTTGTTATTTGTCGCGTTATTATTGTTTTTGTTCGCCTGTGGAGGTTTGTTAGCGCTGCTGGCAGGGTGCGGCACATCCATCTCTGGCCTTCTTGATCCAGAGATTTCTTTATTCAGCATTTGATTGAAGCTGTTTTCGGTATTGCCAGACGAGTTGCTTTTGCTCGTTTTGGTAGCCGCAGCCGTCTTGTCTGTTGCCGTCAGTATGGGATTAGCTTGCATTTGCGGTACCTGTAAATAAATTAGCGCTTATAAAAAAGGGCGCGGGCAGCCATTTCATCGGTTTGCTTCTGATCTCGCTTGGCTTCTTTTTTTTGCTGGACCGTAAGCGCACGATTCTGCAAAGTATCGTAAGAGAGCCGCTTTTTCTCAGAGGCCTGCCATTCTGTTCTTGCCATCACGATGCGATGTTCTGCATCCATGACGACTTGTTTTTGTCCATCAATAGCCGAGTCCAGCTTGGCCAGGAAAGACAAGAAATTCGTGTATTGCGATACAGTCAGGCCCTTTGCTGCACCATCCTGTAGTCTCTGCGCGTAATCATCGCGGTATTGTTGT
This is a stretch of genomic DNA from Undibacterium sp. KW1. It encodes these proteins:
- the fliJ gene encoding flagellar export protein FliJ, with translation MALKSPISTLIEMAEKEVDDAAKLLGKAIRAHEDTEKKLSLLQQYRDDYAQRLQDGAAKGLTVSQYTNFLSFLAKLDSAIDGQKQVVMDAEHRIVMARTEWQASEKKRLSYDTLQNRALTVQQKKEAKRDQKQTDEMAARALFYKR